ttCTTATATCAGACAATTTTAGTTCACAAAAAGTTAACTTATTGTAAATAACTTACACACAGTTGTCCTGGTTTTGTATTAGTTATGGATATCACTATTTACTTTAAACAGGTGATTTTTCTTTCGAATTTACGATATATTTTCATAAGTATACTGGGAGGCAACACTGagaatattatagtattttatgcaatagTTGCATAAGAGGGTTCAAAAAAGGTGTGGCGTGTGTAGGTAAGAATTTGAGGCGAAGccgaaaattgttaataaagacGCCACTAGCCTTTTTTGACCTACTTATACAACGTtgcatacattattattttccacTCCAAACTCTAATAAGAATGCTAAATATGCCACAACTATTCCAAGAATGCTAAACGAACACAGCAATACAGCATAAGAAAGAACGAGAACATAACGGGAAGTTGGATAGTGACAAATCACAGTTGACAGAACGTAATCATAGAcacgttaatatttttattttcaactgTCATTCACTTACTTGCgtttttccttatgttggcagcaattttttagttttgttattgtttcaaACCATATGAATTCAGTTGTTTGTTATGTTGGCAGTTTTGATTTTCGTTGTAAAtttagtgtttttatttatttatttgttgggTTCACAGGGCACCTCTGTTAGCAGTTGCATTATATCACATAATAACCCTAGGGTCTTTAATGAAGAATAGACTAGATACTTTTTTGAAATTGCATAAGACATGCTTTTATATTCGTTTGCGGGGCCATATAATTGACAGATAAAAGTACCGGAGtagaaaaaagtttttatatatcttttaaagaaacacatgaccctaaattgtaaatttagtGTAGGGTGAGTTGTTCATCAGTTAACCACTCTTTTTTCGAGCGGTCTTATCTCgcatattttcaattaaaatacattattgCGAACATTAATCGATAGACTATTTAATTGGCTACaaattaaattcaacaaattttaatttttcttataGTTGTAGTGGGGCCACACAGCTGATCTGTAGTACGGCTACACCACGGCCACGGCCATAAAATAGACATTTAAGGTGGATGTCTAgggctgtcctgccgactaaccaccaaaagatggcgtgattgtgcacaattatccgggtccacacatagcaAGCAGGCTCGCGAGGAAATTTCCTCGCGCGGCAAACGCCCGGCCTCGCGCGGCCGCGTGCTCGTATAACTTTTGCCTCACCCGAGCCAATTTGCTCGGCAAGATGGCGTCATTCAGTCAGCTGTTCAAAATAGCTCCGCACGTACTGACTGCCGTGGCTTGCGTTCctgtgtttttactttttaaagcaTTTCATAAGAAAAGAAGGAATCATATGAGATTTTGGGTGCCGCAATTATATACACAGATCGCAACATGGTAAttggcaaatttttttttcaatgtttcGGGCGATCTCATTTCTTCACTTATTTTACGCCATGCGTCTTCCCTTGCTCCCCTATTTGTGTAGTTTGGATGCCTAGCATCCCACAAACATCTGTTGGCTGCGTATAAAAGTATTAATTTCCGACAAtcgtttttattcatttttccGTGTTTTGACAACTTGTGACATAAGTAGGTACGAACAAAAAAAACGCACACCATAAACAAACACTTCTACACTGGCGCGCGGCAAACGTCTCAGGCGCCTTTGAGCATGCCGTTAAACCGCCGACGCTCGGGCGAGGAaaacgcgcgcgccgcctcggccgaggcacgtctacactgaccgttttgtgcgcgaggaaatcgcgcgtatgctcgctatgtgtggacccggctatttgCGAATTATCACCATCGTTTCCAAAACTCAAACATCTTCCAAGACGTGTTGATATTTACCGcatacaacaaaaaatatgacgtctaaatcgaaatatatttacactcaaCAGTGTCTCATTTCgtcaaaaatgtgtaaaaactacaaaatattgcaatatcttGCATTCACGCACACTGACGTACTTAAAGTCAGTGTAAAATGTCAGTACATTCGTAACGTTACAGTAAAGTAACCTAGAGGGCGCAGCGGATGGAATGTTTATTGTTGAAAAAAGAttggaaattaaaattaaattcttgTTTGAGCAAAGATTGACACTTTGACAAGGCAATTAGAACCAACTGATATTTTCAGACATTGTCATGTGCTCGTGGCACCCGTTACctctgttttgaaaaaaaaatcagatagCTACTAAGATACTTGGTTCAAACCCCGACGgtgccatttttattttatttaataattttacgttCTCTTTTGACTTATTTTAAGCGTATGTTATACTTATTATCAATTGAGAGTGTCGCGAATTCTTCTTCCGATAACTATAAAAACGCTTCTAATGATAGCTGCTGCTGTGCTGATAACAGGCAAAAAGGcatgaagcgaaaaaaaatctttatttcccAAAAAGTTTTTACGAAATATTGAAATTCTTGTCTCACTCACTCGTCCGTAGATGGAGCGAGCTTACTTTTACTGGGGAGTGGGGTAGGTAAGTGCTTAGGTATCTAATGTCCTTGGTTGCACCAAGCGGCAACGTCGCGTTTGCCAGATATTCGCTTGGCTATTTGTGTACTACTGGCTAACTGATGAACACCCGACTCTATGCGTTTTTGTAAAATAGGTTGGATTTGAGCAAGTAAAGTACGAAGTATAAAATACAGACTCGTTCGTTCTGTCGTCTACTTTGTGGCTTCCTAAAATAATGTATGACATATATGTGACAGTTCGAGGATGTTAACCTGACGGAAATCATGCGGACGAACATAAGCCATGCTCGCTACGACAAGCCCACGCCCGTGCAGAAGTACGCGATCCCGATCGTGCTCGGGCACCGGGACGTAATGGCCTGCGCGCAGACCGGCTCCGGCAAGACGGCCGCCTTCCTCGTGCCCATACTCAACCAGATATACGAGGCGGGACCGGTCAAGCATATGGGGTCAGTACAACACTAGTACACAATACTTACATACTTCTTACAAATAACGAGTAAATATGCTTTCCCCACAACAAGGtagcaaataaatacatatttacgtaTCTAGAGACGAGCATCTAAAATACTACGTGTAATAGAAGTGGACGTTGTAAACACAATGTTctcatttaaaattttgctatAGGTTATGCTCTTCAAATTTCGCAATTATGTTCACTTTGCCCACAATAGGTAATAAAAACTTTTCgcgtaagtacctacacatGTGCCAGTAAATAGATAAGAAATCAATTTCGCCTACTTTTTGGGACGGATTGTCCAAAGATAGAGACAAGCCAGTGTTCTAAGAGAAAATAAGTTTGTAGGATTTTTCGCTGCTTCTTAACTTAAATTCTCATCAAGTGTCATTTCATTAGTTTGTCCAAAATGTCCATTCACTGCCCAGGTTTTTGAATGATAATTGTTACTGTTTGTTTATTAGCAACGTGTGTTACAGACCTTACAATCGACGCAAGCAATACCCGCTGGGCCTGGTGCTGGCACCCACTCGAGAGCTCGCTACCCAGATTTTCGATGAAGCACGGAAGTTCGCATACCGCTCCCGTGTGCGCCCTTGTGTTGTGTACGTATCATCTCTacgttttaattacattttctaTAACTCGATAAATTTTAATGCTTAGACttgcattatttatattgtcatttaacggttaaattgtaatttaggTACGGTGGGTCACCGATCCACGAACAGTTCCGCGAACTGGAGCGCGGTTGCCACTTGCTGGTGGCGACGCCGGGCCGCCTGGTGGACATGTTGGCGCGCGGCCGCGTCGCGCTCGACCACTGCCGCCACCTTGTACTCGACGAGGCCGATCGCATGCTGGACATGGGCTTCGAGCCCCAGATCCGCAAGATCGTCGAGTGCCACACCATGCCGAAGACCGGCGAGCGCCAGACTCTCATGTTCTCTGCCACCTTCCCCAAGCAGATTCAAGTGCTGGCACAGGACTTCTTGAGCAACTACGTCTTCTTAGCAGTGGGACGAGTCGGTTCCACTTCCGAGAACATTACCCAGAAAGTTAGTAAACTTGTCGCCATTTTCAAAGTGAAAGTGAACCAGTATAtcaaaatttgaataatatgtAACGTGGGTGTCATACATAGCTGTTTAAACACATTGtataagtacattttatatTGTCACAGGTGGTCTGGGTGGAAGAGGCACAAAAGCGCTCGTTCTTACTGGACTTGCTGAACGCTTCTAACTTGCTGAAACGTTCCCGCCCCGAGGAGGATCAACTTACGCTGGTGTTTGTTGAAACTAAGAAAGgtacggtttattttttatcgtgtcatgtgttaaaattatatcTACATCTTTGAAAGCTGGGGCGAATAGAACAAGTGCATGAAAGTATGTGTCATTTTGTGAATTTAatcttttcgacgccgtgtcagaCACAAAAgtagtcatccagacgccacgtcaccgaagtgtcaaaactgaaattgaactttatgcatatgcatgtaggtctatgttgctctgtctAACCGGTTATAACCGGTTAATCTGTCTTTGGcattgaacctacggtgcgtatataccggtcattggcgtccaaaaggttaaaagggTAACTTAATTGTGCAGGAGCAGATCAACTGGAGGAATACTTGGACAGCGACGGGTACCCGGTGACGTCGATCCACGGCGACCGCACGCAGCGCGAGCGCGAGGAGGCGCTGCGCCGCTTCCGCACCGGACAGACGCCCATCCTCGTCGCCACCGCCGTGGCTGCTAGAGGTCACCGCACAATACTATTGCGCTTAACACCGCATTGCTCTAAGCTGTCATGGCTATTTACTTTGATCTTCCtagataatcgtttttattaaatatttttgtcgtATATGCAACGACCACCCTACAAGATTTCTCAAAACAACCATTTCATTAGCATGGCTTTAGACGAACATATCAGTTTTATGTTTAGTTAAAATATTCAATTGAAAATACCTAATTACTTGCGTCTGCTACAATTACGCTTACACTTGGTATCCAATAGTATAATGAGCAACGAGGATATTCATACTATCCAATAATAGGGTGGGTCAttattacctttatttatttattagggagCACAGTTAAAAAAAGGTGCCATTTGGTAATTAATTATTgcacgtatttttattttgtttttaacttgATTTTTACTGCCTCCGGATTCTAGTTGGAAGTTTTcgttcaatgttttttttttcaacttattGGCTTTGAACCTTTACCATGCTATTTCGAGCCAATAATGGTATATCTTGTTAGACATACAAAatgtaacaatatttatatgaaaactttgAAATGGATCCGGAGGCAGAAAATAAATTCCGattgcaaaataatttaaaatactatttattggCATTATTACACAACTTTTTATAACTATGCCCGAAGgataacttaatttttttttctctatacaCGAGTGAGTGTTTACAGGCCGCTTATGCTtatgattttttctctttccaCCTTATTATCAACTCTGAAGGAATAATTGAAACCCTCAGGTATGTATGCatgtgttatattatataaaaatgaacCCAGTTAAATGAACCTTTGGATGGCAGGTCTCGACATACCTCACGTGCGTCACGTGATCAACTTCGACTTGCCCTCGGACGTGGAAGAGTACGTGCACCGCATTGGGCGTACGGGCCGCATGGGCAACCTGGGCGTGGCCACGTCCTTCTTCA
The Cydia strobilella chromosome Z, ilCydStro3.1, whole genome shotgun sequence genome window above contains:
- the LOC134754016 gene encoding ATP-dependent RNA helicase bel isoform X2, which codes for MSNVTNQNGTGLEQQLAGLDLQPQAPKGAGRYIPPHLRRQLQANPPEGRDQGYQNGESDRFSENDRWGSGSGGRGGSSSGGRERGMERDVRRDEDFNEPPQPRNDRWKEPEPRSEDRGNSRWASDDVRRSTSRRDENDWTVPLPRDERQELELFGTGNTGINFSKYEDIPVEASGDRVPDFITSFEDVNLTEIMRTNISHARYDKPTPVQKYAIPIVLGHRDVMACAQTGSGKTAAFLVPILNQIYEAGPVKHMGPYNRRKQYPLGLVLAPTRELATQIFDEARKFAYRSRVRPCVVYGGSPIHEQFRELERGCHLLVATPGRLVDMLARGRVALDHCRHLVLDEADRMLDMGFEPQIRKIVECHTMPKTGERQTLMFSATFPKQIQVLAQDFLSNYVFLAVGRVGSTSENITQKVVWVEEAQKRSFLLDLLNASNLLKRSRPEEDQLTLVFVETKKGADQLEEYLDSDGYPVTSIHGDRTQREREEALRRFRTGQTPILVATAVAARGLDIPHVRHVINFDLPSDVEEYVHRIGRTGRMGNLGVATSFFNDANRGLARDLVELLVEAKQDVPNWLTSTAADGRLGSSGRRAGSRAGGGGGGRFSSAGGSGFGARDFRTQSRQPPRSAGASSIDSGFGYGGGGGSYGGNYGGSYGGGGGGGGSGGPDWWGS
- the LOC134754016 gene encoding ATP-dependent RNA helicase DDX3X isoform X1; this encodes MSNVTNQNGTGLEQQLAGLDLQPQAPKGAGRYIPPHLRRQLQANPPEGEESKRSSLDSHQSESRDNRSSLGGNSRGYDRGGRRDDRDRDRDYDRGNDSRYPRRERGRDQGYQNGESDRFSENDRWGSGSGGRGGSSSGGRERGMERDVRRDEDFNEPPQPRNDRWKEPEPRSEDRGNSRWASDDVRRSTSRRDENDWTVPLPRDERQELELFGTGNTGINFSKYEDIPVEASGDRVPDFITSFEDVNLTEIMRTNISHARYDKPTPVQKYAIPIVLGHRDVMACAQTGSGKTAAFLVPILNQIYEAGPVKHMGPYNRRKQYPLGLVLAPTRELATQIFDEARKFAYRSRVRPCVVYGGSPIHEQFRELERGCHLLVATPGRLVDMLARGRVALDHCRHLVLDEADRMLDMGFEPQIRKIVECHTMPKTGERQTLMFSATFPKQIQVLAQDFLSNYVFLAVGRVGSTSENITQKVVWVEEAQKRSFLLDLLNASNLLKRSRPEEDQLTLVFVETKKGADQLEEYLDSDGYPVTSIHGDRTQREREEALRRFRTGQTPILVATAVAARGLDIPHVRHVINFDLPSDVEEYVHRIGRTGRMGNLGVATSFFNDANRGLARDLVELLVEAKQDVPNWLTSTAADGRLGSSGRRAGSRAGGGGGGRFSSAGGSGFGARDFRTQSRQPPRSAGASSIDSGFGYGGGGGSYGGNYGGSYGGGGGGGGSGGPDWWGS